One window from the genome of Mucilaginibacter ginsenosidivorans encodes:
- a CDS encoding SRPBCC family protein: MSTTEKTLVTIEAVVNAPVEKVWELWNNPKHVTQWNHASDDWHSPSAENDLRVGGTFLYRMEAKDGSFGFDFGGTYDDVTPNKRLAYTIGDGRKVEVLFDGHGNSTKITSTFEAENQNPVEMQRGGWQAILDNFKKYAESAA; this comes from the coding sequence ATGAGCACAACAGAAAAAACACTGGTTACGATCGAAGCGGTTGTAAACGCACCTGTAGAAAAAGTATGGGAATTATGGAACAACCCCAAACACGTTACGCAATGGAACCACGCGTCGGACGACTGGCATTCGCCCAGCGCTGAGAATGATCTGCGTGTCGGCGGCACATTCCTGTACCGTATGGAAGCAAAGGACGGCAGCTTCGGGTTCGACTTTGGCGGCACTTATGACGATGTTACACCTAACAAACGGCTTGCCTATACCATTGGCGACGGCAGGAAAGTAGAGGTACTGTTTGACGGGCATGGAAATTCGACCAAAATAACCTCGACCTTCGAAGCCGAAAATCAAAATCCCGTTGAAATGCAGCGTGGCGGCTGGCAGGCTATTTTAGATAACTTTAAGAAGTACGCAGAGTCTGCGGCGTAG
- a CDS encoding serine hydrolase domain-containing protein — translation MRTFLKHIFALLFAFIATSAAFSQAIPNATAKKIDSLFKYWDNNKSAGFTIGIVRNDSLIYAKGYGMANLEYNIPNTPETIFHMASVSKQFTAYAIVLLARQGKLNMDDDIRKYLTWFPDLKQKITIRNLLNHTSGIRDQWQLLAIAGTRLDDVITEDQIIKILSKQQALNFKPGDEWSYSNSGFTMLGEIVRSVTGKTLRQFTDSAIFKPLGMNHTHFHDDYTEIEPNRAYSYDKEKGHFINDVLSYSNAGATSLFTNIPDMSRWIMNFYDHKVGDQQDIETLTTKAVLNSGKVQDYAMGIGVDTYRGQKRYSHNGADAGFRTSVSVFPDLKMGFIVFSNVGDADPSGKSNQLANLFIADPSPKKKEVPKKYTDFNQAVLTDTVGIKKFTGDYLSADGAHFAYRLSHGKLYWITPYGASNLLIKAAKDTFEMFTRPEVKFLFGMDDKKIKVDQYWPDNHRLLVKYDTTSKSDKILQTYTGTYYSPELDCNYRIVLKYHKLVLTNAKYNDSPLKLYGDIHLTSNFWWMDNLDILRDGKNKITGFEVNSGRVQHVLFKKVE, via the coding sequence ATGAGAACCTTCCTGAAACACATTTTCGCCCTGCTATTCGCATTCATCGCCACCAGCGCTGCCTTTTCACAGGCCATACCCAATGCAACCGCTAAAAAGATAGACAGCCTGTTTAAATACTGGGATAATAACAAAAGTGCCGGTTTTACCATAGGCATCGTCCGTAACGATTCGCTGATCTATGCAAAGGGATACGGCATGGCCAACCTGGAATATAATATTCCCAATACGCCCGAAACCATTTTTCACATGGCTTCGGTCTCAAAGCAGTTTACTGCTTATGCCATAGTTTTGCTGGCAAGGCAGGGTAAACTGAACATGGACGACGATATCCGGAAATACTTAACATGGTTCCCCGACCTGAAACAGAAGATCACCATCCGTAACCTGCTGAACCACACCAGTGGCATACGCGATCAATGGCAGTTGCTTGCTATTGCAGGCACGCGGCTTGATGATGTGATAACAGAGGACCAGATCATCAAAATATTAAGTAAACAACAGGCGCTCAATTTTAAACCGGGCGACGAGTGGAGCTACTCGAACAGCGGGTTTACCATGCTGGGCGAGATCGTAAGATCGGTAACCGGCAAAACGCTGCGGCAGTTTACCGACTCGGCTATTTTTAAGCCGCTGGGAATGAATCACACCCATTTTCACGACGATTATACAGAGATAGAACCTAACCGTGCCTACTCTTATGATAAGGAAAAAGGGCATTTCATAAATGATGTGCTGAGCTATTCTAATGCCGGGGCCACCAGTCTGTTCACCAATATCCCTGACATGAGCCGGTGGATAATGAATTTTTATGATCATAAGGTGGGCGACCAACAGGATATTGAGACCCTGACAACCAAAGCCGTACTTAATAGCGGTAAGGTACAGGATTACGCAATGGGTATAGGTGTTGATACCTACCGTGGACAAAAGCGCTATTCGCATAACGGCGCCGACGCAGGTTTCCGCACTTCGGTCAGCGTTTTCCCCGATCTGAAAATGGGATTTATCGTATTCAGCAATGTGGGCGATGCCGACCCCTCCGGCAAATCGAACCAATTGGCTAACCTTTTTATAGCTGACCCTTCACCGAAAAAGAAAGAGGTCCCTAAAAAATATACCGACTTTAACCAAGCCGTACTAACGGATACCGTTGGTATTAAAAAGTTTACCGGCGATTACCTTTCTGCCGACGGCGCTCATTTTGCTTACCGCCTCAGCCATGGTAAATTGTATTGGATAACGCCCTACGGCGCGAGTAACCTTTTGATAAAAGCTGCGAAGGACACCTTTGAGATGTTTACCCGGCCCGAGGTTAAATTTTTATTCGGTATGGATGACAAAAAAATAAAGGTCGATCAATATTGGCCCGATAATCACCGGTTGCTGGTTAAATACGATACCACATCAAAATCCGATAAAATATTGCAAACCTATACAGGTACCTATTACTCACCCGAACTGGATTGTAATTACCGTATTGTACTGAAATACCATAAGCTGGTGCTCACTAACGCCAAATACAACGATTCGCCTTTAAAACTTTACGGTGATATCCATTTGACCAGCAATTTCTGGTGGATGGATAACCTGGACATACTGCGCGACGGTAAAAACAAGATCACCGGCTTCGAGGTCAACTCGGGCAGGGTGCAGCATGTGCTTTTTAAAAAGGTGGAGTGA
- a CDS encoding TlpA disulfide reductase family protein yields MKIKVIFGAIFLVSAMHQASAQKQNSSPTESIFIMNGRLSRAHRDTVLIYYESNQGESLYQSRPIASDRFILTDSLNHPVSAWIAFKDQGEMLADSALDARLREFYIEPGRIYLSGDPSHPDSIKLIGSKSQDEFVELNKRTADTRKEMQPIYDRYYKVKDAEQAALIGTQLAPYEDRLKMLNYQFFLTHPRSYVTLHEAISFVPQLGLDSSKLIYGMLPAYMKQSPDGQRLAAAIKKVEAVQPGNLASDFISTDINGNGVSLTECRGSYILLDFWASWNHNSRQNNARLMDVYNKYKAKGFVVISIADNDASPKAWKNAVEKDKLGEWVNVLSGNGTDNDLADKYSVHYMPTQILIDPSGKIIGRYGDSNNVHADVLLDRQLAMIFKQ; encoded by the coding sequence ATGAAGATCAAAGTTATTTTTGGGGCCATTTTTCTTGTTTCTGCCATGCATCAGGCATCGGCGCAGAAACAGAATTCATCGCCTACCGAAAGCATCTTTATTATGAATGGCCGCCTGAGCCGTGCCCACCGTGATACGGTACTGATCTATTACGAAAGCAACCAGGGCGAAAGCCTTTACCAGTCGAGGCCAATAGCCAGCGACCGGTTTATTTTGACAGATAGCCTTAATCATCCCGTAAGCGCGTGGATAGCTTTTAAGGACCAGGGCGAAATGCTCGCCGACAGCGCGCTGGATGCCCGGTTGCGGGAGTTTTATATAGAACCGGGCCGGATCTATTTGTCGGGCGACCCTTCCCATCCTGATTCAATAAAACTGATCGGCTCGAAAAGCCAGGATGAATTTGTAGAGCTAAACAAGCGGACTGCCGATACCCGCAAGGAAATGCAGCCGATCTACGATCGTTATTACAAAGTGAAGGATGCGGAACAAGCGGCCCTGATAGGCACACAACTGGCGCCTTATGAGGATCGGTTAAAGATGCTTAACTATCAATTCTTTTTGACGCATCCGCGGTCCTACGTAACCTTACACGAAGCGATCTCCTTTGTACCGCAACTCGGGCTCGATTCGTCGAAGCTTATTTACGGCATGCTGCCTGCGTACATGAAACAAAGCCCCGACGGGCAACGCTTGGCCGCTGCCATCAAAAAGGTGGAGGCTGTACAGCCGGGTAACCTGGCTTCAGACTTTATATCAACCGACATCAATGGAAATGGGGTATCACTCACCGAATGCCGCGGCAGTTATATATTGCTCGATTTTTGGGCAAGTTGGAACCACAACAGCAGGCAAAACAACGCGCGATTGATGGACGTGTACAATAAATACAAGGCCAAAGGTTTTGTAGTTATCAGCATAGCCGATAATGATGCCTCGCCGAAGGCTTGGAAGAACGCAGTTGAAAAAGACAAACTTGGCGAATGGGTGAACGTGCTAAGCGGCAACGGTACCGATAACGACCTTGCCGATAAATATTCGGTGCATTACATGCCCACACAGATACTGATCGACCCATCGGGTAAGATCATAGGCCGCTACGGCGACAGCAACAATGTGCACGCCGATGTACTGCTGGACAGGCAGCTGGCGATGATTTTTAAGCAGTAG
- a CDS encoding MmcQ/YjbR family DNA-binding protein encodes MTIEDLQNICYQLPGVTEDIKLGEHLCFNVGGKSFLFTYPGGTPPSASFKVPDELFEEISAREGLQPQPYIARYKWVLAADINSLSKKEWEHYIRQSHALIANKLPVKVKKALGLL; translated from the coding sequence ATGACCATCGAGGACCTGCAAAACATCTGCTATCAATTACCCGGGGTAACCGAAGATATAAAGCTGGGCGAACACCTGTGTTTTAACGTGGGCGGGAAGAGCTTTTTGTTTACCTATCCGGGCGGTACTCCGCCATCGGCTTCGTTCAAAGTGCCGGATGAGCTTTTCGAAGAGATTAGTGCCAGGGAAGGTTTACAACCCCAGCCGTATATCGCCCGGTATAAATGGGTGCTGGCAGCCGATATCAACAGCCTGAGCAAAAAGGAATGGGAACACTACATCAGGCAATCGCATGCATTGATCGCAAATAAGCTGCCCGTTAAAGTAAAAAAAGCTTTAGGGCTGTTATAA
- the leuS gene encoding leucine--tRNA ligase, which yields MDYQFKDIEKKWQEFWALNHTFKADNQSDKPKYYVLDMFPYPSGAGLHVGHPLGYIASDIFARYKRLKGFNVLHPMGYDSFGLPAEQYAIQTGQHPALTTEANINTYRRQLDQIGFSFDWSREVRTSSPDFYKWTQWIFMQLFNSWYNKAADKAESIEKLVKHFEQNGSAGIDAVCDDEILTFSAAEWKAFSHNEQQSELLKYRLTYLRESTVNWCAALGTVLANDEVKDGFSERGGYPVEQKKMMQWSMRITAYAERLLQGLDKIDWPEPLKEMQRNWIGKSTGASVRFQIFEAGNQSSDFIEVFTTRVDTIFGVTFLVLAPEHELVGSLTTPEQKTEIDAYIAQTKKKSELDRMADAKTVSGAFTGSYVINPVNGEKVPLYIADYVLAGYGTGAVMAVPSGDQRDYLFAKHFNLPIVPIMDIQNIETEADPTKEGRYINSDFMDGLDYKEGTAKVIAFLEEKGQGKAKINYRMRDAIFGRQRYWGEPVPVYFNEGLPYLIDEKDLPLVLPEVDKYLPTETGEPPLARASNWKHPEGQYEHSTMPGWAGSSWYWYRYMDAHNDKEFASKKAIDYWKDVDLYIGGSEHATGHLLYSRFWNKFLVDIGLGIEEEPFKKLINQGHIQGRSNFVFRLIDAEGRGTNTFVSHGLIKQYKTSELHVDVNIVDNDILDIDKFRAWREEYKDAEFILENGKYICGVEIEKMSKSKYNVVNPDVLVERYGADTLRMYEMFLGPLEQSKPWNTNGIEGVFKFLRKFWKLFHDEQFNFRVSDAEPSKAELKSLHKIIRKVEEDIERFSFNTSVSSFMIAVNELTDLKCNKKSILQDLVVVLSPYAPHICEELWVLLGNGAGSLSYAPYPKFNPEYLIEDEFSYPISINGKTKMNLNISLTLEPKAIEDFVLASADVQKYLDGKAPKKVIVVKGRIVNIVI from the coding sequence ATGGACTACCAATTTAAAGATATAGAAAAAAAGTGGCAGGAATTTTGGGCCCTCAATCATACCTTTAAGGCTGATAACCAGTCGGACAAGCCAAAATATTATGTGCTGGATATGTTCCCTTACCCGTCGGGCGCGGGGTTGCATGTAGGCCACCCGCTGGGCTATATCGCTTCCGACATTTTTGCACGCTACAAGCGCCTCAAAGGTTTTAACGTGTTGCACCCGATGGGTTACGATAGTTTTGGCCTGCCGGCGGAGCAATATGCTATTCAAACGGGGCAGCATCCGGCTTTAACTACCGAAGCTAATATTAACACCTACCGCCGCCAGCTTGACCAGATCGGTTTCTCATTCGACTGGAGCCGCGAGGTACGCACCAGCTCGCCCGATTTTTATAAATGGACGCAGTGGATTTTTATGCAATTGTTCAATTCGTGGTACAACAAAGCTGCGGATAAGGCCGAAAGTATTGAAAAGCTGGTAAAACATTTTGAGCAGAACGGCTCGGCAGGCATTGATGCCGTTTGCGATGACGAGATACTCACTTTCAGCGCTGCTGAATGGAAAGCATTCAGCCACAACGAGCAGCAGTCCGAATTATTGAAATACCGCCTCACCTACCTGCGCGAAAGCACCGTAAACTGGTGTGCTGCATTGGGAACCGTATTAGCTAACGATGAAGTGAAAGACGGCTTTAGCGAACGCGGTGGTTACCCCGTGGAACAAAAGAAGATGATGCAGTGGAGCATGCGCATTACTGCCTATGCCGAACGCCTGTTGCAGGGCCTGGATAAAATTGACTGGCCGGAACCTTTGAAAGAAATGCAAAGGAACTGGATAGGAAAAAGTACCGGAGCGAGTGTGAGATTTCAGATCTTTGAGGCCGGAAATCAGAGTTCCGATTTCATCGAAGTTTTCACTACCCGTGTCGATACTATTTTCGGCGTAACCTTCCTGGTGCTTGCGCCGGAGCATGAGTTAGTGGGAAGCTTGACGACGCCCGAACAAAAGACTGAGATTGACGCTTATATTGCCCAAACCAAAAAGAAATCGGAGCTTGACCGTATGGCCGATGCCAAAACGGTGTCGGGTGCTTTTACGGGTAGTTATGTTATTAACCCGGTGAACGGCGAAAAAGTGCCGCTTTATATAGCCGATTATGTTTTGGCGGGATATGGCACCGGCGCGGTAATGGCCGTACCATCCGGCGACCAGCGCGATTACCTTTTTGCCAAACATTTCAATTTGCCGATAGTGCCCATTATGGACATTCAAAATATTGAAACCGAAGCCGACCCGACCAAAGAGGGCCGGTATATCAATTCGGATTTCATGGACGGGCTCGACTACAAGGAGGGTACCGCAAAAGTGATCGCCTTTTTGGAAGAGAAAGGCCAGGGTAAAGCCAAGATCAACTACCGCATGCGCGATGCTATATTCGGTCGCCAGCGGTATTGGGGCGAACCGGTGCCGGTTTACTTTAATGAAGGCCTGCCTTATTTGATAGACGAAAAGGATCTGCCTTTGGTATTACCTGAAGTTGATAAATATTTGCCGACAGAAACAGGAGAGCCGCCTTTGGCAAGAGCTTCAAACTGGAAACACCCGGAAGGGCAATATGAGCACTCCACCATGCCCGGCTGGGCCGGCAGCAGCTGGTACTGGTACCGTTACATGGATGCGCACAACGACAAGGAATTCGCATCAAAAAAAGCAATTGACTACTGGAAGGATGTAGACCTTTATATTGGCGGCAGCGAACACGCTACCGGCCACTTACTGTACAGCCGTTTCTGGAACAAGTTTTTGGTGGATATAGGTTTGGGTATTGAAGAAGAGCCTTTCAAAAAACTGATCAACCAGGGGCACATACAGGGAAGGTCGAATTTTGTATTTAGGTTGATCGATGCTGAAGGACGCGGCACAAACACCTTCGTGTCGCACGGGCTCATCAAACAATATAAAACATCCGAACTGCATGTGGACGTGAATATCGTTGATAACGATATCCTCGACATCGATAAGTTCCGCGCATGGCGGGAAGAATATAAGGACGCCGAATTCATTCTCGAAAATGGCAAATACATCTGCGGTGTCGAGATCGAAAAGATGTCGAAATCCAAGTATAACGTTGTAAACCCCGATGTTTTAGTTGAACGCTATGGGGCTGACACTTTGCGCATGTACGAGATGTTTCTCGGTCCGCTGGAACAAAGCAAACCCTGGAACACCAATGGTATCGAAGGCGTGTTCAAGTTTTTGCGGAAATTCTGGAAGCTTTTCCATGATGAGCAGTTCAACTTCCGCGTATCGGATGCCGAGCCATCAAAGGCTGAACTTAAATCACTTCATAAGATCATCCGCAAAGTGGAGGAAGATATCGAGCGCTTTTCGTTCAATACTTCGGTATCCAGCTTTATGATAGCCGTGAATGAGCTTACCGACCTGAAATGCAATAAGAAATCAATTTTGCAGGATTTAGTTGTTGTGTTGTCACCTTATGCTCCCCATATCTGCGAAGAACTGTGGGTGCTGTTAGGTAACGGAGCCGGATCGCTTTCGTATGCGCCGTATCCTAAATTCAACCCGGAATATCTTATTGAAGACGAGTTCTCGTACCCGATCTCCATCAATGGCAAAACCAAAATGAACCTAAATATATCGTTGACACTCGAACCAAAGGCCATCGAAGACTTTGTTCTGGCCAGTGCCGATGTGCAGAAATACCTGGATGGCAAAGCGCCTAAAAAGGTTATCGTGGTAAAGGGGCGTATCGTCAATATCGTTATATAA
- a CDS encoding outer membrane beta-barrel family protein: MKRLLLLILIISCSVITAKAQFGTGGGGSTTVGKISGTLVDSVTKQPLSYASVALFRATGKAPINGVLTDDKGGFKIDGVKPGDYKIRITYVGYPEKFVGGISTTDSKPDKNLGTVLVVSSAKSLKEVQVTGTASLVENKIDKIVYNAEKDLTAAGGNATDVLQKVPLVAVDLNGNVSLRGDNNVRVLINGKPSGATSASLSDVLKTIPADQIKSIEVITSPSAKYDAEGSAGIINIITKQKNMSGVSGSVSGGIGTRQNNGNLNFNYNKNRFSLSINAGGNLTWPQTSLNTFNNDIHPEGTNLHYATSSAGQTYLKRHGGIGNVSVNYDFNAFNSIHSNIRLNQGGFDPNSTNISSFTNFNHPDSNSTYTSRGTSHNTFGGFDWNLDYTHKFKKEGHELDISTQWSHSKIVTDYMTRYTAQYPNQKNNIDGLNNEYTAQVDYTNPLTKKLKLEAGGKEIIRRINSNSDLFMPDPQNSDGFIPDALGSSTYDYNQNVTAGYSVFTITLPKGYSILAGVRDEYTTIHAVPQSLGQNLQPFDLNYNTFVPSLTLQKQISTTQTVKLAYSKRITRPSLQFLNPYVNTNNNQAATEGNPTLSPEISQTYELDYITFIGGSVLNFSAYYRHTANVIENIAVGTAANQGTLSTYQNAAENNSFGGSFFGSVSPWKPLTLRASINVYTYNPTAYAQYQQYFSQTGVYWQYSGFASAELDLKNGFIAQVFTFGSSPRRTIQGSSPSFSLLGAGIRKQFLNKKASIGINTLEPFNKYKNFNTSTQSAGLSQTSTFAFPFRSVGLTLSYSFGKVTFSNQQKKGVNNDDMKQGDQGVGGAGGAPGSR; the protein is encoded by the coding sequence ATGAAACGATTACTTTTACTTATCTTAATCATATCCTGTTCGGTTATAACCGCAAAAGCCCAGTTCGGTACGGGCGGCGGCGGCTCTACAACCGTTGGAAAAATATCAGGAACGCTTGTCGACTCCGTTACAAAGCAGCCTTTGAGTTACGCATCGGTGGCGCTGTTCAGGGCGACAGGCAAAGCGCCGATCAACGGTGTTTTAACTGACGATAAAGGCGGCTTTAAAATAGATGGTGTGAAACCCGGCGACTACAAGATCAGGATCACCTACGTGGGCTATCCTGAAAAATTCGTTGGGGGCATATCCACAACCGACTCCAAACCCGATAAAAACCTGGGTACTGTATTAGTGGTATCGAGCGCAAAGTCCCTGAAAGAAGTGCAGGTTACAGGAACTGCCTCGCTGGTAGAGAATAAGATCGACAAGATCGTTTACAATGCCGAAAAAGACCTTACTGCAGCCGGTGGTAATGCTACAGACGTACTGCAAAAAGTGCCGTTGGTAGCGGTCGACCTGAATGGCAACGTATCTCTGCGTGGCGATAATAATGTGCGTGTATTGATCAATGGCAAACCATCAGGCGCTACGTCGGCAAGTTTATCGGATGTATTGAAAACCATCCCTGCCGACCAGATCAAGAGTATCGAGGTGATCACCTCTCCTTCTGCCAAGTACGATGCGGAAGGCTCAGCAGGTATCATCAACATCATTACCAAGCAAAAGAACATGTCAGGTGTGAGTGGATCGGTAAGCGGAGGTATAGGTACCCGTCAGAATAACGGTAACTTAAACTTTAATTACAATAAGAACCGTTTCAGTTTGAGCATTAACGCCGGCGGTAATCTTACCTGGCCCCAAACTTCGCTTAATACTTTTAACAACGATATTCATCCCGAGGGAACCAATCTGCATTATGCTACCAGTTCTGCCGGTCAAACTTATCTTAAACGCCACGGCGGTATAGGCAACGTATCGGTAAATTATGATTTTAATGCATTCAACAGCATTCATTCCAATATCAGGCTTAACCAGGGCGGATTTGACCCGAATAGCACTAACATATCCAGCTTTACTAATTTTAACCATCCCGACTCCAACAGTACTTATACAAGCCGCGGCACAAGCCACAATACTTTCGGCGGGTTTGACTGGAACCTGGATTATACGCACAAATTCAAAAAAGAAGGTCATGAACTGGACATATCAACCCAGTGGAGCCATAGCAAGATCGTAACCGATTATATGACGCGTTATACAGCGCAGTATCCAAACCAAAAGAATAATATAGACGGGCTGAATAATGAATATACCGCGCAAGTGGATTACACCAACCCGTTGACCAAAAAATTAAAACTGGAAGCAGGCGGAAAGGAGATCATCAGGAGGATAAACAGTAATTCCGACCTGTTTATGCCTGACCCGCAAAATTCGGATGGGTTCATTCCTGATGCACTTGGATCAAGCACTTATGACTATAATCAAAATGTAACAGCAGGCTATTCCGTATTCACCATTACCCTGCCAAAAGGGTATTCGATATTGGCAGGCGTTCGCGATGAGTACACGACTATTCATGCTGTTCCTCAATCGCTTGGGCAGAATCTACAGCCATTTGACCTTAATTATAACACGTTTGTTCCGAGCCTGACGTTACAAAAACAGATCAGTACAACACAAACCGTTAAGCTGGCTTACAGTAAACGTATCACCCGCCCGAGTCTGCAATTTTTGAATCCTTATGTTAATACGAACAATAATCAGGCTGCAACAGAAGGCAACCCAACTTTGTCGCCGGAAATATCGCAGACTTATGAGCTTGACTACATAACCTTTATCGGTGGCTCTGTACTGAACTTCTCAGCTTATTACAGGCACACGGCTAATGTGATCGAAAACATTGCGGTAGGAACAGCGGCAAACCAGGGAACTTTGAGTACCTATCAAAACGCTGCAGAAAATAACTCCTTTGGTGGCAGTTTCTTTGGTTCAGTAAGCCCCTGGAAACCGTTAACCCTTCGCGCCAGTATCAACGTTTATACCTACAATCCAACCGCCTACGCACAGTACCAGCAATATTTTTCGCAAACGGGTGTCTACTGGCAATATAGCGGTTTCGCTTCGGCAGAGCTGGATCTCAAAAATGGTTTCATAGCACAGGTATTTACCTTTGGCAGCTCGCCGCGCCGCACTATCCAGGGTAGCAGTCCGTCTTTCAGCTTATTGGGAGCCGGAATTCGCAAACAATTCCTGAATAAGAAAGCATCCATAGGTATCAACACCTTGGAGCCATTTAATAAATACAAGAATTTCAACACCAGCACACAAAGCGCCGGACTTAGCCAAACAAGTACTTTCGCATTTCCGTTCCGGTCAGTGGGCTTAACGCTTAGCTATAGCTTTGGTAAAGTTACCTTTAGCAATCAGCAGAAGAAAGGTGTCAACAATGATGACATGAAACAAGGCGACCAGGGCGTCGGCGGTGCTGGCGGCGCGCCGGGCAGCCGTTAA
- a CDS encoding MutS-related protein: MIQQYQQNILLAQEQVKLYEKKINFYSLMRLTAFALVLLSIYFSVKFESLGMFFACFIILAVVFNWLVSKQAWFTAQKEYYQHFEKVNENEINSIESYANLYDNGAAYYDERHYYTSDLDIFAGGSLFNLANRAATSHGRDKLASWLMSPAPKEVISERQDAIREIGRKNDWKLDMQARLFFANTNNRDELKQFFTYLDTTLDLPGEKWLSKYIIIGPALFFILLVVAIFYPELKYGAIGMALINYFISSYRHEYTSKTDLIAGKIGDTLKRYSAVFNSIEGVHWQSRLNSALAGKIRKEKDKSTSATIKQLSVLINNLNARLNMMIGFVLNATLVWDIRFVIAIENWKRSNQHDLEAAFDVIAEYEALISLASLHVNCPGWCFAEIADGEHYTVTARNIAHPLIAADTRIENDYELNDSLNIDIITGSNMAGKSTFLRTIGINSVLALCGAPVCADEMEVSVITVITYMRIKDSLNESTSTFKAELDRLQMLLAAVETQPKVFFLIDEMLRGTNSVDKYLGSKAVIKQLISKKGVGMVATHDLQIAQLETEYPDYVRNFYFDIRIESGEMLFDYKLKHGECKTFNASLLLKRIGIDVDAV, from the coding sequence ATGATTCAACAATACCAGCAAAATATTTTGCTGGCTCAGGAACAGGTAAAACTTTATGAGAAAAAGATAAACTTCTATTCGCTGATGCGGCTCACCGCGTTTGCATTGGTGCTGTTGTCGATCTACTTCTCGGTGAAATTCGAGAGCCTGGGTATGTTTTTCGCCTGTTTTATCATACTGGCGGTGGTCTTTAATTGGCTGGTATCCAAACAGGCCTGGTTTACCGCGCAAAAAGAGTATTATCAGCATTTTGAAAAGGTTAATGAGAACGAGATAAACAGTATTGAGAGTTATGCTAACCTATACGATAATGGCGCAGCTTACTATGACGAAAGGCACTATTACACATCCGACCTGGATATTTTTGCCGGTGGCTCGTTATTTAACCTGGCCAACCGCGCGGCAACATCGCATGGAAGGGACAAGCTGGCGTCGTGGCTCATGTCGCCTGCGCCGAAAGAGGTCATATCTGAACGGCAGGACGCTATCCGCGAGATCGGCCGGAAGAACGACTGGAAACTGGACATGCAGGCCCGGCTCTTTTTCGCCAATACCAACAATAGGGATGAACTGAAACAGTTTTTTACTTACCTCGATACCACGCTCGACCTGCCGGGCGAGAAATGGCTTAGCAAGTATATTATCATTGGTCCGGCCTTATTTTTTATCCTGTTGGTCGTGGCAATTTTTTATCCCGAACTTAAATACGGCGCCATTGGCATGGCGTTGATCAATTATTTCATATCGTCGTACCGGCACGAATACACCAGCAAAACCGACCTGATAGCCGGGAAGATCGGCGATACTTTAAAGCGGTATTCGGCGGTGTTCAACAGCATCGAAGGCGTCCATTGGCAATCGCGCCTGAATTCGGCTCTTGCGGGAAAGATCAGGAAGGAAAAGGATAAAAGTACTTCTGCAACAATAAAACAATTGTCTGTTCTGATTAACAACCTTAACGCAAGGCTGAATATGATGATAGGCTTTGTGCTGAATGCAACGCTGGTTTGGGATATACGGTTTGTGATAGCCATTGAGAATTGGAAACGGAGCAATCAACACGACCTGGAAGCGGCTTTTGATGTGATAGCCGAATACGAGGCGCTTATCAGCCTGGCAAGCCTGCATGTCAATTGTCCCGGGTGGTGTTTCGCGGAAATTGCGGATGGCGAACACTACACCGTCACCGCCAGAAATATAGCTCACCCGCTGATTGCCGCTGACACGAGAATTGAAAATGATTACGAACTGAATGATAGTTTAAACATCGACATCATCACCGGTTCCAACATGGCGGGTAAGAGTACCTTCCTGCGCACCATCGGCATTAACAGCGTACTGGCGCTATGCGGTGCACCGGTTTGTGCCGACGAAATGGAGGTGTCTGTCATTACGGTGATCACCTATATGCGCATCAAAGATTCGCTGAACGAAAGCACATCGACATTTAAAGCTGAGCTTGACCGCTTGCAAATGCTACTTGCCGCCGTTGAAACGCAGCCTAAAGTGTTCTTCCTGATCGACGAGATGCTGCGGGGGACGAATTCGGTAGATAAATACCTCGGCTCAAAAGCGGTTATCAAACAGCTCATCAGCAAGAAGGGTGTCGGGATGGTCGCCACGCACGACCTGCAAATAGCCCAGTTGGAAACGGAATACCCAGATTACGTGCGCAATTTTTATTTCGATATCAGGATCGAAAGCGGCGAAATGCTGTTCGATTACAAACTAAAACATGGCGAGTGTAAAACGTTCAATGCCTCGCTATTGCTCAAACGAATAGGCATTGACGTTGATGCTGTTTGA